In Elstera cyanobacteriorum, the genomic stretch CCTCCTCAATCCAAAGAACCGGCTTAAAACGCCCCCGGTTTTCCCAAATCCACCGGGCGCACATCCCCCACCGCAAGGCCGCGCCGGGTTTTGATCGGGGCGGGGAAAATATCCTGGACGGCGATCAGGTCGGCGTCGGTCAGGATACCAAGGGCGCGCAGCACGGCGGCCAGCGCCATTTCGGCCCCGCGCGCGGTACCGTCTTCGACCTTCAGCGCCACGCCCCAACCGCGGTCGCGCAGAATGGCGGTGAACACGCCTTCCGCGCCGACCTTGCAGACGATCTTATGCCCCAGCCGGTCCATCAGCCGCGTGGCGAAGCCGTGGGTGCCGTCCATAAAGAAGGCCTGGGTTGCCATCGCGTCGACCAGACGGCGGATCGCCTCGGCGCGCGCGGCGGGCAGGTGGGACGGGTCGGCGCATTTGGCCATTGCGAGCGCGAGCGATTTCAGCGGCGCGGCGATGGTCGGGATCGAGCAGCCATCGACGCCCCAGGGCTGGGCGAAGAGATCGACCTCCATCATTTCCGACAGGGTTTGCGTGATGCGGTGCTGCACCGGATGATCGTACTCGACATAACCCGCCAGCGGTTCGCCCAAATGCAGGGCGGTGGCGAGAAAGCCTGTGTGCTTACCCGAACAATTATTATGCGCCTGGGTCGGCGTGCCGCCGGAGCGGGCGAGGGCGTAAGCCGCGTCCTCGTCCATCGGCCAATGGCTGCCGCATTCCAGCGCGTCGGGGGTAAGGCCGAGCCGGGCAAGCCAGGCGATCACGGCGTCCACATGGCGGATTTCGCTGCGGTGTGACGCGCAGGCGAGGGAGAGTTCTGCCGGAGAGACGTTAAACCGGTCCGCCGCGCCGCTTTCCACTAGCGGCAGGGCTTGCAGAATTTTGTTGGAGGAGCGGGGGAAGGTGACGCGCCCGCCGTCTCCCCATTCGGCCACCACGCCGCCCGCCGCATCGACCACCACAGCGCTGCCGAGATGGCGGCTTTCCACCAACGGGCCACGGGTGATTTCGGCAAGAACGGGATAAGCGGCGGAAACCATAGGGAATCTCGGTGGTTAAGAAGCGGATTGGCCTAGGATAGGGCCAAAGCCTGTCATCGTCTAGACATTAATCGGAAATAAATAGTTTGTATGGAAGCGCTTGCTTAGGAAATACGAGCATTTGTACCGGTATTTGTTGGTAAATTCGGCATGACAATTGGTTGCAAAATAGACTATCAAAAAGTAAGCCCACGATCCGAAGATGATTGGGGCGGGCTTCAGTGTTGTTTACCGGGAGTATAAAGGGTGAACTATCGCACATTAACGCTTGCATCGGTTTCGATGGCGGCGGCGCTCTTGGCTGGCACGGTCCAGGCCAAGACCTTGATTTTCTGCTCGGAAGGCAGTCCCGAAAACTTCAGCCCGGCACGGGCGACGTCGGGCACCACCAGCACGGCCGCGGCGGAAACCATCTATAGCCGCCTCGTGGATTTCGAGCGCGGTACGACCAACCTCGTGAACTCGCTGGCCGAAAAATATGAAGTCTCGGCCGACGGCAAGGTTTATACCTTCACGCTGCGCAAGGGCGTCAAGTTCCACACCACGTCATATTTCAAGCCGACGCGGACGCTGAATGCCGATGACGTCATCTTCTCCGTCGAGCGTCAGCTAAAGAAGGATCATCCTTTCAATCCCATCGGTGGCGGTAAGTACCAGTATTTCGATGATCTGGGTATGTCGGAAAATCTGGTCAAGATCGAGAAAGTCGATGATCTGACCGTCCGCATGACGATCAAAGAAGCGCTGTCGCCCTTCATCACCAATGTCGCCATGCCGTTTATGTCGGTCTATTCCAAGGAATACGCCGATCAGCTTCAAAAAGCTGGCAAGATGGACGATATCGACCTGAAGCCGGTCGGTACGGGGCCGTTTATTTTTGTCGATTACGTAAAAGACTCGACAATCCGCTATAAAACCAATCCGGACTATTTTGAAGGCAAGTCCAGCCTGGATGGTCTTGTTTTCGCCATTACGCCCGATAGCGCCCAGCGTGTTAACAAGTTGAAGGCTGGGGAATGCAATGTTGCCGCCTACCCCAATCCCGCCGATATCGAGAACCTGAAAAAAGATACGAATCTGAAGGTTCTGCAGCAGGCGGGTCTTAACGTCGGTTACATCGCCTTTAACGTTCAGAAGAAGCCGTTCGACGATAAGCGCGTTCGTCAGGCCCTGAATCTGGCGATCAACAAAAAGACCATCATCGAGGCGGTCTATCCGGGTGGCATTGGTGAAACTGCCAAGAACCCGCTGCCGCCGGTGATCGGCTGGGCCTATAATAACGACGTGAAAGACTATGCGTTCGATCCGGAAGCGGCGAAGAAGCTTCTGGCCGAAGCGGGTGTGCCGGCTGATACGGAAGTCGATCTTTGGGCTATGCCGGTCGCGCGTCCTTACAACCCCAACGCCAAGCGCATGGCCGAAATCGTCCAGGCCGATTGGGCGAAGGTTGGGATTAAGGCAAAGATCGTCTCCTTCGATTGGGCCGAATATCTGAACCGTACCCGTGAAGGCGAGCATCAGACCATGATGCTGGGGTGGACCGGCGATACTGGCGATCCCGATAACTTCCTGTACGAGCTGCTGGGGTGCGGGTCGGCCAAATCGGGCGGTAATCGTGCCCGCTGGTGCAATCAGGCCTTCGAAGATCTGATTCAGAAGGCGCGCAAGACGTCCGACCGTGCGGAGCGCGGCAAGCTGTATAAAGAAGCCCAGGTCATCTTCAAGGATGAAGCCCCCTGGGTTACCGTTGCCCATGCGGTGCAGACCGTGCCCATGTCGAAAAATGTCGATGGATTTAAGGTTGATCCGCTGGGACGCTTTAAGTTCTACGGCGTCTCGATGAAGTAAACCTGCCGAAGTTTGATCTAACCTGGGTCGAGGGTGCTTGAAGGCGCCTTCGACCCTTTGGTTATTTCACCCTGTGGGCCTGCGCATTGCTTCTCTTTGTTTCCGGGTCTGGTATCTCTCTCTTCCGTTTCAACCGAAACGGGGACAGAGTTTCTTTTGGACTAAAACATCCATGTTGTCCTTCTTCTTTCGCCAAATCCTCTTAACCATCCCGACCTTCATTGGGGTGACCCTCTTGGCCTTCGTCATGATACGGATCGTTCCGGGTGATCCGGTCCAGATCATGTCGGGGGATAGAGGATTGTCTCCGGAAGTCTATGCGGAACGCATGGCGGCCCTGGGTCTCGATCGGCCGATTTGGGAACAATATACCGACTATATTGTCAAAATGGCCCAGGGGGACCTTGGCCGGTCGATGTATACTAAAGAATCGGTCCTGAGCGAATTCATCTCGCGCTTTCCGGCAACATTGGAGCTTGCGGTCGCAGCAATTATTTTTGCGGTCGGCGTCGGATTGCCCGCAGGAATGATCGCGGCGGTGCGCCGAAAATCGGTCACCGATTATTCCGTGATGACCGTGGCGCTTGCGGGTTATTCCATGCCGGTTTTCTGGTGGGCGCTGATCCTGGTCTTGATCTTTTCCATGACCCTCGGGTGGACACCGGTCTCGGGCCGCATGGGGCTGATCTATTTCTTTCAACCCATCACCGGGTTCGTGCTGATCGATACGCTGATCCTGGGGGAATATGACGCCTTCTGGTCGGCCTTGCGCCATCTGGCGCTGCCAGCGGTCGCGCTTGGCACGATCCCGATGGCGGTGATCGCCCGCATGACGCGCTCCGCCATGCTGGAAGTGTTGCAGGAAGATTATGTGCGCACGGCGCGCGCCAAGGGGCTGTCGCCCTTCCGCGTCGTCGCCGTCCATGCCCTGCGCAATGCCCTGATCCCGGTCGTGACCGTCATCGGCTTACAGGTTTCAACGCTGTTTTCCGGAGCGGTGCTGACGGAAACGATCTTCAGTTGGCCAGGGATCGGTAAATGGCTGATCGAAGCCCTGTCGCGCCGCGACTATCCCATTTTGCAAGGGGCGCTGATGCTGATCGCGACCACGACGATTCTGGTTAATCTCGTGATGACGCTGACCTATGGCATCATCAACCCGCGCATCCGCCATAAGCGCTAGGAGAGCGACGCGATGACCGCCGTTTCATCCACTTCCGCGCCCACCGCTGCCCCGCCGGGGCCGCTGCGCCTATTTTGGCTGGAATTTTCCAGCAATAAAGGGGCGCTGGCCGGGCTGATCCTGATTTTAACGATGGTGTTTTTGGCGATCTTCGCCCCCTGGGTGGCGCCCCATAGCCCCATCGAACAGTTCCGCGATGCGCTGTTGAAGCCGCCGGTTTGGTACGCCGACGGCAGTTGGCGCCATATCCTCGGCACGGATGATATTGGCCGCGATATCCTGTCGCGCATTCTGCACGGCGCCCGTGTGTCCTTGGTCATCGCCGTTGCGGTGGTGGCCGCGTCCATCGTCGTTGGGATCGCTATCGGCCTGATCGCGGGTTTCTTCCGGGGGCTGGTCGAAACCGCGCTGCTGCGGTTTATGGATATTCTTCAGTCCATGCCAACGCTGCTGCTGGCGCTGACCATTGTCGCGATCCTGGGGCCTGGGCTGAATAATGCGATGGTCGCCGTCTGTATCGTGCTGTTGCCCAGCTTCGTGCGACTGACCCATGCGGCGGTGATTTCCGAAATGTCGAAGGATTATGTGCTGGCCGCGCGCATGATCGGCTCGTCGAAAACCCGGCTGATGATCCGCACGGTACTGCCGAACTGTCTGGCGCCGCTGATCGTGCAGGCGAGCCTCAGCCTCTCGACCGCCATTCTCGATACGGCGGCCTTGGGTTTCCTCGGCCAAGGCGCCCAGCCGCCGACGCCGGAATGGGGCACGATGCTGTCTGATGCCACGCAATATTTGCAGAGCGCCTGGTGGGTGACGCTGCCGGGGGTCGCCATTCTTCTGGCGGTTCTGGCCTTTAACCTGATCGGTGACGGTCTGCGCGATGCCCTCGATCCGAAGCTGAAACGCTCATGAGCCTGCTTGAAATCCGCAATCTCACCGTCGAATTTCCCACCTCGCGCGGCTTGTTCCGCGCAGTGGATGGGATCGACCTTTCCGTTCCCGCTGGCGAAGTGCTGGGCGTCGTGGGCGAATCCGGCTCCGGGAAGTCGGTGTCGATGCTGGCGACGATGGGGCTACTGCCCGATTACGCCATCGTCCGCGCCGATAAGCTGGCGTTTGATGGGCGCGATCTTCTGTCCCTGACCCCGGCGCAGCGCCGGGCGATCGTCGGCAAAGATATTGCCATGATCTTCCAGGAACCGACGACCAGCCTCAACCCCTGCTTCACTATCGGTCATCAGATCGACGAGGCCCTGCAAGTCCATATGGGTGGCAGCAAGGCGCAGCGGCGCGAGCGTATCCTGGAGCTTTTGACCCAAGTCGGCATTCCTGACCCAATCTCGCGCCTCTCGGCCTATCCGCACCAGCTTTCGGGCGGGATGAACCAGCGCGTTATGATCGCGATGGCGATTTCCTGCCGTCCGCGTCTGCTGATTGCCGACGAGCCGACGACCGCGTTGGATGTGACCATCCAGGCCCAGATCATGGACCTGCTGACCAATCTCCAGCGCGATCAGAATATGGCGATGGTACTGATCACCCACGATATGGCTGTCGTTTCCGAAGCCGCGCACCGCATGCAGGTGATGTACGCGGGGCAGGTGGTGGAGCAGGCGCCGGTCGAACGGCTGTTTTCGGCGCCCCGTCACCCCTATACGGCGGCGCTGCTGAATGCCTTGCCCGAACATGCGGCGGTTACGGCCCACGGCGGGCGGCGGCAGCGGTTGCCGACGATCCCAGGGGTTGTGCCGGGGATTGGCGACCGGCCGAAGGGCTGCTTGTTCAACCCGCGCTGCGGTTTTGTGTCCGACCGCTGCCGGATCGACGGCCCGGCCCTGCGCCCGGAGTTCGCGGGTGGGGCTGTTCGCTGCCATTCGCCGCTCGATGCTGACGGCAAACCGATGGCCGTGGAGGCTGTGTAAGATGACCGATTTGATGAAGGCGGTCGATCTGCGCCGCCATTATAGCGTCAGCCGGGGCTTCCTGAAGCCGACCGCCACGGTGAAGGCGGTGGATGGCGTGTCCTTCACCCTCAATGCCGGGCAAACGCTCGCTATTGTTGGGGAAAGCGGCTGCGGCAAATCCACGCTCGCGCGCATGCTGGCGCTGTTCGAAGAGCCGTCGGACGGCGAATTGTTCATCGACGGCAAGCCGGTGACCCAGGCCGATGCTGCCACGCGCAAGCGCTTGCGCCAAAGTGTGCAGATGGTGTTCCAGAACCCCTACGGCTCGTTGAATCCGCGCCATACCATCGGCAAGGCGCTGGAAGAACCGCTGGCGATCAACCGCCCGGAGATGAGCGCAGCGGACCGGCGCGCGGCGGCGGAAGCGATGATGGCGAAGGTCGGGCTGCGGCCCGACTTCTATGGCCGTTATCCGCATATGTTTTCCGGCGGGCAGCGTCAGCGCATCGCCATTGCCCGCGCGCTGATGCTGAACCCGCGCGTCGTGGTGGCGGACGAGCCAGTGTCGGCGCTCGATGTGTCGATCCAGGCGCAGGTACTGAACCTGCTGATGGATTTGCAGGACGAGCTGGATCTGGCCTATGTCTTCATCTCCCATGACCTCGGCGTCGTCCGGCATATTGCCTCGGACGTGATGGTCATGTACCTCGGGCGCCCGGTGGAATATGGGCCGGTGGAGCAGATTTTCGAAGATCCGCGCCACCCGTATACCCAAGCCCTGCTGGGCAGCCGTCCGCGCCTGCGGCTGGCGGGCCATGCCGTCGAGGACCGCCCGAAACTCTCGGGCGAACTGCCCTCGCCGCTCAACCCGCCTTCCGGCTGCGCCTTCCACAAGCGCTGCCCGCTGGTGCAGCCTTCGTGCAGTGAAACCCGCCCTGATCCGGTCTTGGTCGGCAACCGCACGGTCGCTTGCCCGGTGGTCTTGCGGGGCGAGGCGGCTTAGGTCCAGGCGTAAGGGGGCTTTGCCACGGGACCGTCGGAAAAGCCCCCTGCCTGCGCGCGTATGACGGCCCAGTCTCGAATGATCGACAGCCCTGTATAAAGTATCAGGAAGTAAATATCGTTCCGGCAAGACGCCCCTGTCAGGGTGCCGGTAGTCATAAAACAGTCATTCGCAGCCACTAAAGTCCGGCGGCGTGGGACGGCATGCCGGAATAATCCGGTTGGCCGCCCTCCCTATTTGATGCCCAGCCGAATGGATGCTCAGCCATGACTGAAACGATCAATACGTCCCGTCGCCAGGCCCTGAAATTTGCCGCCGGTGTGCCGCTGCTGCCGCTGGCGGTCGGGACCGTCGGGTCTTTCCTGGCGGGCCTCGGCAATAATACCGCCCTGGCCGCGACGATCCGTCCGAATACCGCGCGCTTCGTCAGCATGGCGGCGCCGACCCTGTCCAATCCGCAGGCGATGGCTACCACCTATGTGAATTCGGCCATCGAATTCGAACTGTCGGACAAGAGCCGTAAGCAGTTCCCGCTGAGCTACGAGCCGTTCTTCATTACCGGCGACATGGTTCCCGATGGCAAGGGCGGCAAGATCCTGGCGGGTGGCTATTACGACATCAACAATCAGCCGATCATCGACCGCTCGGTGCCGGGCAAGGAACGCCATTTCTTCTCCGACAGCCCGGACGGAACCTCGCTGCTGAAGGTTCCCGGCGCCAAAGTGAAGGGCGTGAAGGGCAATACGGTTTTCGCCGTCGTGCAGTTCGAATACACCACCTGGGATCAGGCCGGGAAGGATGCTTATGGCGCCCTGCCGTCGCCGATCGCCGTGCTGACGCTCGACCAAAACCCGCAGACCGGCAAACTGTCGCTGGTGAAGTATCACAATGTCGATACCTCGAAGGTTCACGGTCTGTGGATCACCTGCGGCGCCAGCCTGTCGCCCTGGGGTACGCATCTGTCGTCGGAAGAATATGAACCCGATGCGTATTTTATCGACAGCGTGAAATATTTTAAGGCGTTCAGCAAGAACACCTTCGGGGATGAAAATAAGGCGAACCCCTATCACTACGGCCATCTGCCGGAAGTGACTGTTCACGCCGACGGCACCGGGTCGATCAAGAAGCACTACAATATGGGCCGCATCTCGCACGAACTCGTGCAGGTGATGCCGGACAATCGCACCGTGCTGATGGGCGACGATGCCACCAACTCCGGCCTGTTCCTGTTCGTTGCCGATAAGGCGAAGGATCTGTCGGCGGGCACGCTCTATGTCGCCAAATACGCGCCGGGCTTCTCGCTCGATACCAATGCGCCGGGCACGAAGATCACCTGGATTAAGCTGGGCCATGCCACCAGCGCTGAAATCGAAGCGATGGCGAACAGCCTGAAGCCGACCGATATTCTGGATGTGAAGAAGGAAGATCCGAACGATGCTTCCTACAAGAAGGTCTGGATCGGCGGCGCGGCCAATTGGATGAAGATTAAGCCGGGTATGGAAAAGGCGGCCGCCTTCCTCGAAACCCACCGCTATGCCTCTTACGTCGGCGGCTCGATGGCCTTCACCAAGATGGAAGGCACGACGGTCAACGCGAAGGATAAGGTCGCTTACTCGGCGCTGCAGAACATCGTCGATTCGATGGTGAAGGGCGGCAAGGGCCATCACGAGGACAGCAATATTACCCTCGAGAAGGCCCTGAACGCCGGCGGCGTCATGGAGCATAAGCTGGGCGGTAATACGACCGACAGCACGGGCGCCAAGATCAACAGCGACTGGGTACCGCAGAGCAGCAAGATGCTGCTGATCGGCGAAGACATTAAGGCCGATGACCTCGGCAACCTGTCGAACCCGAACATCGTCGGCAACCCGGATAATCTGAAGTTCTCGGAAAAGCTGCGCACCCTCTTCATCGGCGAAGACAGCGGCAGCCACGTGAACAACTTCCTCTGGGCCTATAACGTCGATACCAAGGAACTGTCGCGTCTGCTGTCGGTCCCGGCGGGCGGCGAGTCGACCGGTCTGCATGCCGTCGATGAACTCAACGGTTGGACCTACATCATGAGCAACTTCCAGCACGTCGGTGACTGGAGCAAGAGCCTGCACGCCAAAGTGCAAGCCACGCTCGATCCGCTGGTCCGTGCCAACTATAAGGACCGCTACGGCGCCGCCGTCGGTTATCTGACGCTGGCGACCACGGCGATCACGCTGCCGCACGCCTAAGACAAATAGGGGCGGGGGCTTCGGCCCCCATCCTGACCGAACGCCGGGGCCGATGGTCCCGGCGTTTTGGTTACAGCATCGCCGTTTCGAGCCACACCACCCGCCCAAACCCCGCCACAAAATGCAGGCGCGGGGCGACGAGGCGGTAGAGGTGAAAATCGGTGAACTGATAGTACATCTCCGCCTCCGGGTGCGCGGCGAGATAGGCGGCGCGTAGCCCGTCTTTATCGGCTTTCTCTACCGTGCCTTGCAGCGTCACCCGCCCGGCGGCGAGAGCGTCTGGCGCGGTGGCGACTTCCGGCGATTCCAGCAGCAGCGAGGCGCGCGGATCGGCCGCTAAATTCTGCGCGTGCTGTGACAAGGTTGAGAGCAGCAGCAGCGGGGCCAAATCCTCCCCCGCGACGGTCGAAACCAGCGAAGCGTAAGGATCTTTGGCCTCCCCAGACAGGGTTGCCAGCGCACCCCGGCGGGCGCCGAGCAGAATGCGGCGGGCTTCGGCGGTGAGATCCATGGTGATGCTTCCTTTTTTTGCCGTAAACTGATGCGAGACCCAAGCTAGTGTGATCCTCGGGCAACAAGAAGGGCAGAGAATGCCGCAGACCATTGCGTTGATCGACGACGATCAGAACATCCTCACCTCTGTTTCCATGCTGCTGGAAGCGGAAGGCTTTGAGGTGCGGACCTATTCCGACGGCGAAGCGGGGTTGCAGGGCATCCTCGGCAAGCCGCCCGAATTGGCCGTGCTCGACATTAAAATGCCGCGCCTCAATGGGCTTGAGGTGCTGGAGCGGTTGCGCAAGACCAGCACGCTGCCGGTGATCTTCCTCACCTCGAAGGACGACGACGAGGATGAATTGACCGGCCTGTCGCTGGGGGCGGATGATTATATCCGTAAGCCCTTCAGCCAAACCCTGCTGCTCGCCCGTATCCGCGCGGTGCTGCGGCGGCGGGAAGCGGCGGCGGCCAGCGATCCGGCGATGATGGTGCGCGGCAATCTGGCGCTCGATGAAAAGCGCCATCTTTGCACCTGGAAGGGCCTGCCCATCGACCTGACGGTGACGGAATTCTTGATCCTGAAGGCACTGGCCCAGCGCCCCGGCCATGTGAAAAGCCGCGATCAGTTGCTGGATGCCGCCTATGGCGAAAGCGCCTTCGTCGATGACCGCACCATCGACAGCCACATTAAGCGCCTGCGCAAAAAGTTCAAAGCGACCGACGACGATTTTTCCGAAATCGAAACCCTCTATGGCGTCGGATACCGTTTCTCCGCCTGAGCCGCCGCGCGGCGTGGCTCCGGCGCATATCGCGCTCGTCGGCGAGCAGAAAGCCGCCGCCGAGGTGCGCGATGCGCCGGTCAAAAAGCGCCGAATTTCGACGCTGACGGTGCGCATTTTGGCGGTGAACCTGCTGGCGCCGCTGATGCTGTGGGCCGGGCTGCTCTATCTCGACCGCTATCAGGAAGCCCTGGTGCGGGCAGAGATCGAGGCGCTGAGCATGCAAGCGGGGCTGATGGCGGGGGCGATCGGCGAAGGCGCGACAGGGATTACGACGCAGGAACAAATCCGCATCGTCGAATCGGTCGCCCGCCCGATGGTGCGCCGCTTTGCCCTGCAAACCCGCGCCCGCGCCCAGGTGTTCGAACGCGACGGTTCACCGCTGATCGACAGTCAGTTGGTCTTGCACCCCAATGGTATGATCAGCGTCGCGCCCTTACCGGGGGAGCCGGACGGCGTCGGCCCGCTCTTGCTGCGCCTTTATGATTGGGTGTTCAACGCCCTGCCTCGGCGCGATAATTTTCCGCGCTATGATATACGCCCGCTGCGCCGCGCGTCCGATTATCCCGAAGGCGCCAGCGCCCTGCTGGGGGAACCGGCGGCGGCGGCTTATATTAGCGAAAACGGGCACTTCATCTTCACCATCGCCATGCCGATCCAGCGCTATCGCGAAGTGGTGGGCGTGCTGATGCTTTCCCGCGCCTCGACCGAGATCGACGAATCCCTGCGCCGGGTACGCACGGATATTATGATCCTCGGCGGCGCGGTGCTGCTGGTGACGATCCTGATGTCGCTTTATCTCGCCGGAACCATCGGGCGGCCGATCCGGCGGCTGGCGCTGGCGGCGGAACGGGTGCGCCAGGGCCGGTCGAACACCGGTATTCCCGATTTCAGCAAGCGGCGCGATGAGATTGGCGATCTGTCGGTGGCCCTGAAGGCGATGACCGACACGCTGCACCAGCGGCTTGAAGCCATCGAGCGTTTCGCGGCGGACGTGAGCCACGAGATCAAGAACCCGCTCTCCTCCCTCCGCTCCGCCGTCGATGTCGTCGGGCGGATCGAAGACCCTGAGAAACGGGCCAAGCTGCTGAAGATCATTCAACTCGACGTGCAGCGCATCGACCGGCTGATCACCGATATCGCCGCCGCCTCCCGCGTTGATGCCGAACTGGCCCGCGCCGAACCGGTGCCGCTGGATTTCGGGCGGCTGATGGGGGCGCTGGTCGCCGTCTATGAGGAAACCGACCCGGAAGGCGCGGTGCCGATCCGTCTGAGCGTCGCGCGTGGCGGCGGGCTGCTGACGATCCTCGGGATCGAAGACCGGCTGGTGCAGGTCTTCCGCAATCTGATCAATAACGCCCGCAGCTTCAGCCCGGAAAACGGCAGCCTCCGCCTGACCGTGCGCCGCGAAGGCAGCCGGGTGATCGCTACTGTCGAAGACGATGGCCCTGGCATTCCGCCGGGGAAGGAGGAAGCGATTTTCCAGCGCTTTTATTCCGAACGCCCGAAGTCCGAGCATTTCGGCACCCACTCCGGCCTCGGCCTCTCCATCTCTCGCCAGATCATCGAAGCGCACGGCGGAACGCTGAAGGCCAGCAATGCCCATGATTTCGACGGGCGCATCCTGGGGGCGGTCTTCACCGTCACCTTGCCGGTGGCGCGCGGGTTGAAGGGGTAGCTTGCGGGGTTAAGTGCCTCCAAGCAGTGCGCCGTAATCCTGGCCGCCATAGAAAATGCCGATTACCGCGACCGTTTCGTCCATGATCGAATAGGCGATCATCGTTTTCTTCTTAAAATGGGTCATCCGCAAACCGGGG encodes the following:
- a CDS encoding sensor histidine kinase, which translates into the protein MASDTVSPPEPPRGVAPAHIALVGEQKAAAEVRDAPVKKRRISTLTVRILAVNLLAPLMLWAGLLYLDRYQEALVRAEIEALSMQAGLMAGAIGEGATGITTQEQIRIVESVARPMVRRFALQTRARAQVFERDGSPLIDSQLVLHPNGMISVAPLPGEPDGVGPLLLRLYDWVFNALPRRDNFPRYDIRPLRRASDYPEGASALLGEPAAAAYISENGHFIFTIAMPIQRYREVVGVLMLSRASTEIDESLRRVRTDIMILGGAVLLVTILMSLYLAGTIGRPIRRLALAAERVRQGRSNTGIPDFSKRRDEIGDLSVALKAMTDTLHQRLEAIERFAADVSHEIKNPLSSLRSAVDVVGRIEDPEKRAKLLKIIQLDVQRIDRLITDIAAASRVDAELARAEPVPLDFGRLMGALVAVYEETDPEGAVPIRLSVARGGGLLTILGIEDRLVQVFRNLINNARSFSPENGSLRLTVRREGSRVIATVEDDGPGIPPGKEEAIFQRFYSERPKSEHFGTHSGLGLSISRQIIEAHGGTLKASNAHDFDGRILGAVFTVTLPVARGLKG